The segment ccctgAGCGCCCTgttctgctctcccccacaccctgcccctgAGCGTCCTgttctgctctcccccacaccctgcccctgAGCGCCCTgttctgctctcccccacaccctgcacGGCCCCTGAGCGCCCTgttctgctctcccccacaccctgcacGGCCCCTGAGCGCCCTgttctgctctcccccacaccctgcacGGCCCCTGAGCGTCCTgttctgctctcccccacaccctgcacGGCCCCATAGCCCCAGTTATTCACCCCAATATCTGTCGGCACAATGCCTGGTTCTGACTCCCCTCTCTCCGCAGCTCGTCACATTACGAGGTGTCCCCCTGCTCGCACCCTCTTTACGGACACGGTGAATGCCGGTGGCCGGGCTGTGAGGCTCTTTGTGAGGACATGGGGCAGTTTGTTAAGTAAGAGACTGTTGTATGCACACGGTATTTATGGATATgtgattgtgtgtgcgtgtgcatctgTATAGTGAAGATACACATGTTTGTGTGCTGGTGTCTGGTTGTAGGTACGTGTGTATAGCTGTGCTCCCTGTCCGTGTTATGCTAACTGATTTCACACCTCATCACACAGCTGCCTCATTCATTTACTTTGTTCGCAATTAAGATCTGTGCATCTGGTTAAGGGCCAGTGAATGGGAGCATGCAGTGTATatattgtgcgtgtgtgtgtaatctGTACGTGTGCACTGTATTTACATGTGGAGCAGTGTTGCtagaatggtgtgtgtgtgtgtgtgtatacagtatatatgtagtgtgtgtgtgtgtgtgtgtgtatatatatatatatatatatatatatatatatatatatatatatatatatacatacatacatacacgtgtgtgtgtgtgtgtgtgtatgtatgtatatatatatatatatatatacacacgtgtgtgtgtgtgtgtatatatatatatatatatatatatatatatatatatataatatatatatatatacagtggttgacaaatcaccaaaaaatctactcgccacacaaaaaaaatctactcgccacctagtaccaaacgtgtgctgcttgggccaataggagctcgccacgatgttaaatccactcgcccggggcgagcaaatgtataggtttgtcgaacactgtatatatatgtatgtatgtatgtgtatatatatatatgtatgtatatatgcagtgttcgagatgatgcagtgttcgacaaacctatacatttgctcgccccgggcgagtggatttaacattgtggcgagctcctattggcccaagcagcacatgtttggtactaggtggcgagtagatttttttgttcggcgagtagattttttggtgatttgtcgaccactgtaatatatgtgtatatgtgtatatatatatatatatatatgtgtgtgtgtgtgtgtgtgtgtgtatatatatatatatatatatatatatatatatatagttataagttaccgttccaaggattggtaaacaagagacagcactcaatgttgaaaatcaaagtgtattagtgaaagcaaaaatacatccagaaacccaacgtttcggtcctacagaatgggaccttcctcagcgGGATACAATCCTGCAGATGGTAAAATACCATTAAGTTTGTTCCCCCATGTTAAAGCATACAAGGTACCTTCTGTGAGTATACAGAGCCGTGTGATAGTACACACAAGTGCAGCTAGATTATAACCTAAGTGCCAGCATAAATGCTGACAGGGCTCAGTAATGCTGCAGCTGACACAAACATACTCATAAAGCATACAATCCCTTGGTTGAGTGTATACATTACCAATTAACCACTCGAGGTACCTCCTAGCAAACAAACCGGCACTTAgtagtgcctctcaccctctaacCGGCATgtgagcgtcatgacgtcagtcctgtagccgcctcccacctgacgcacgtttcgctgagGCGCTTTTTCACCTTTGAAACTTAATGGTATTTTACCATCTGCAGGATTAATAGGCTTCCACAACCATGACGTTGGTTTTGTGGATATAACGCTGCTGCAGTGAGGGTGTTTGAACTGTGTGTATATTTTCACCCCTCCTCGTTTTGTTCTGCCCAATATCAGCAGCTGATTCACGTCTGCTGTTTGCATCTAACCATCCCctcttttatgtttgtttgttttcacaCTGCAATATATTCGTTGCTTTATATTTAATGTGTTTACATTGCACATTCTATtaaggggctataactggatacggactagatctgtgccccagagccagttatcacactttgtgagctcttgtgcctaATATATACTACTGTCATCACTTACATTTATATCCTGAGCTATAAGTACTGCTAGGCATTCTATTGTACCCAACAGGGGGTTAGCAACCTTAGACTTATTAGACCATTTATTGTTATACCATTTGGTCTATATAAGTTTATGTGGCAGTGAGTCAACATTCATCTGCTATATACCCAGTATGTTCAagaggtatatacatgtgtaagatCAGTCCCATGTTACCTGTTTCATTTACACAggctttttaaacttttttattgcTGCACTAGGAGGTTTACTCTCATATATGAGTTTCTTTTCTGCCATTAGTCAGTCTGGGTAGACTTTGATCAACCACCTAGTTTGTAGTTTAAGGATTAATTATTGTTGTCTGTTTTACGTGTTTTGTCACCAATGTCAGTTGGATTTTTGGTTCTAATGTTTTGACAATTATTTTAATCAGTTGAAATAAAAGATTATATTTTAAATCATTCATCTTTACACAATCACATTCAACGAGTGCTGTCAAAAAGGGTGCTTTTGTTTCCTAGTATTAatgttgtacacacacacactcaacagatgcaaccaaatgactcctttgttacacagactatggctgcgcttatagtgccggcgacggcgttGTGACAAACCAAATGCATTGTCGAcggagcgacagcgctaccaaaaatctggtagtcactgatatttgattttttcagtgacggtctccccttgtagccaatcagagagcttctccgtccctctgccctcccccttttctgaCGTCACTGAACTAGTAGCCAATATACTAGTgaaatgtttacatttagaacccaaggccgcgcttatagtgccggcgacgtcgccatTGCGGAAGTTAAATTTAAAATTtaggcgacgtcgccggcactataagcgcggccttgggttctaaatgtaaacatgtcactagtatattttagctcAAATTGGTAGGAGTGCgggaattgttctttgttttccataaatgtgaggccaatccttttaccagctgcATACTTCCCAAAGGGATAAGCGCAGGTTGTGTGCGCGCGCAAATCACATGCTCTTTATATATACGTAATTATAGCAGTAGGTATGTGTGAAAaaagtatgtatatgtgtgtactgtatactgtatatacacgttAATAGCCctaaggcacgcaaaagcacaatattactctgacaatctcctccagaatacatcaaacccagttaacttctggaaggttatcaacaacatatttcagcctcctaaccatcaacaaccaagtaatatcactaagggggatattactctgacaaaccccactgacattgcaaatgcattcaatgattactttgtgggatgtgctgctaacttattagcgaaacgcagcacaaaccccaaacctgaatctcatcctgggagtatccgcATAGCCCCaaaccctcccaacactgcccacaattttcaatttggcccagtatccgaagaggagattacacaagcgctcctaaaattaaaactaagcagtcaatgtggacctgacttactgcaatctaagttcctcagACTtttgccccagccattgccaaaccaattgcttccttagtaaactctatcctgtctgcaggccatatccccaagacctggaaaagtgccaaagttgtcccaatcttcaaaagtggggacaaaaacactgtctcaaactacaggccaatctctcttctcccaatactattcaaagtcatggaaaaatgtgttcactcccaattaagcgattactataccaagacaaatttccctagccaattccagtctgggtttcgccccaaacactccaccgtaactaccctgctaaaagtttgcaatgaaatccagtgtggaatggaacggggtcaactcactggtgcagtattcctagattttgcaaaggcttttgacacagttgatcatgctatcctgcttaacaaactccagagctctggaataggtaagcatgctttaaattggtttcagtcctacctatcaggtagatcccaacatgtgtccatctctggctctaactccaaccccctggatatcacctgtggtgttccgcaaggctctgttctggggcccctactcttcagtgttcatcaatgatattaccacagcttgcaaggaagcttcaatacacatgtatcctATCTgcgcacagccatagcctctctgaccttgaacacatacttcagtctgactttttgagactcgaaaactggatttcccacaacaaactgtttttaaacactgacaagactgtaacaatggtatttgggaccaagactacatttttaaagcttccagtgactgagctccagatcagaaccattgctaacaccaccctaacacctgtcactagttttaaatacctgggcatatggtttgactcccacttaacattcggaatgcatattgataccctgacatccaaaatctatgccaaactaagtgtactttataggaataaatcctccctaagtccgcTGGTcaaaaagcgtatcgcacagcagatgctaatgccaattatcgactatggagacatagtatacggttcggcacctcaaacccaccttagcaaacttgacaccctctacaattcaatttgtcgtttcgttctccaatgcaactacaacacacatcactgcgaaatgctcaaagaactagattggtcatcactagagtctaggcgcaaaattcacctttcctgtcttgccttcaaatactttctgggcaagctacccgtctatctgaacaagctcctcacccctaccacatgcagcacctatcacctgagatctgactccaaaagactgttcatggtcccaaggttcagcaaagtatccggccgctcctcctcctcctaccgtgccccccaaaactggaacaacctacccgaGACTCACAAaactgccaccagtctaagttctttcaaaactaaagctgtctcacattttaatctggtctgtaactgttacatacacctataatatatattatctgtgcatgctatgtcttgtatataatgtataccttgttcatttatgtaactgtatttgtaaccatgtattatttgtcttactctgtgcccaggatatacttgaaaacgagaggtaactctcaatgtattacttcctggtaaaacattttataaataaataagtatactGCTGTATGTATGCTGCATGCATCATCCATTTATACCTGTCATGTGACCTTGCGCAGGCACCTGAACACAGAGCACGCGCTGGATGATCGCAGCACGGCACAGTGCAGAGTACAGATGCAGGTGGTGCAGCAGCTGGAGATCCAGGTGAGGATAAGCTCAGTCACAGATAACAGTAGTGGCACCAGCGTGCAAAGAGCAGAGCCGTGAGACAGGGGGCAGTGCGGAGCCGTGGTACATGGGTTAGTGCAGAGCCCGGCGTGCAAGAATGGGGGGCCTTCTTCCTGCACCCCTATTCTGTGCAGTGACATTAATTGTTAAACATACAAGCTGATTGTATGGTTTCTCTATCAGCTGACGAAGGAGAGTGAGCGGTTACAGGCCATGATGACCCATCTACACATGAGACCGTCCGAACCAAAGCAATTCAGCCAACCAGTGAGTGACCCCCTGCCCAACCTCCCCAGTCCCATTTatacccctcctcccttcctcacCTTTCATCTGTCCCTCTCTTTCCATCCCTCCGTGGTTTCTTGTCTTACATCCCCAGCTGCCATTTGACTCTCGccgttctcccccctccccgcagctGAACCTGGTCTCCAGCGCCTCCCTCACCAAAATATCCCCCGACACCTTCCCAGACGGCttacctcacccccccacctccgccACGGCACCAATCACTCCCCTGAGACAGGGTGCGTCTGTGATCAGCTCCTCCAGCTTGCCCACCATGGGGCCGGTGCGCAGGAGGATTGTGGACAAGTTCTGCACCCCGATATCTTCAGGTACAGGCACGGGGCGCACACCCTCTCTACCCATCTGACTCAGCCTCTTCACATTTAATTAGTCTCTCATTCTGTCCCTCCTAACTCTCattctttcactctccccctttaccccccattccctctcttggtctctctctcactcatgctTGTGCTCCCTCGTCTCTAGAGAtctctctctgttcctgtatCTCTCATTCATGCTTGCACTCCCTCTTATCTCTGGagatctctctcttcccatctctctcccctgtatCTCTCATTCATGCTTGCACTCCCTCTTGTCTCTGGagatctctctcttcccatctctctcccttgtATCTCTCATTCATGCTTGCGCTCCCTCTTGTTGCTCTcgttctctcactgtctctcatgCTCGCGCTCTCCTTGTCTCCCCCAGgtcactctcctctccctccctctctttcagaGCTTGCTCAGAATCATGAGTTCTACAAGAATGCTGAGGTGCGCCCCCCCTTCACATACGCCTCCCTCATTCGGCAGGTGAGAGCTCAGGCAgattggaggggtgggggtggttgtCATGAGAGGGTTTCTAGGGGAAGTTTTGCCACTCGCTTAACCCCTCTCCTCCCGCCATCCCCTTCTCAGGCCATCTTAGACACACCAGATAGGCAGCTGACGCTGAACGAGATCTACAACTGGTTCACACGTATGTTTGCATACTTCCGGAGGAACACTGCCACATGGAAGGTTAGTGAGAGACTGGCCACTAAAACATGAGCTCGCTCAGAGGTCACAGAGCTGGAAGTCACAACATCTGGGGGGAAAGCAAGGGGTGAAGGAGAGCCAGGGGCGGTGCTGACTTTGTAGAGGTAACATTGATGCAAGCGTAGTACAGAGACAGGCTTCACAAACTCTTTCCCATCTTTTCTCCATCCTTTCTTCCCCATCTCCTTtatcccccctcacccaccaTCCTTtttctcccgcccctccctgctctgtcctcttctcttgctCTAtttcctgcctctctccctccccccatctttcCCATCTACCctgcacctctccctccctctcctcaccccccaccctgcacctctCCCGCTTCCCCCCTCTACCCtgtacctctccctcccccccccccactttgtacCTCTCCCTACCCCCCACTCTGGGCTCTTCTTGCCTAACCCCCACCTGACCTCGCAAATTGCTGTTAATGTTTTAGCCTAATGAATTAGTCTCTCATCTCCAGCCGAGGCCAAGAGTGAGAGAACGGGGTGCTGCTTGGAAATTGGGGTCATATCATTTGTGTGCAGGAGATTTAGTGAGGGGCAGTAATATGTACGTGCGGGCCCCAACGCCCAGCGATTAACCCCTCTGTAATTAAGAACTGGCACAGCTCATGGGACTCACTAAAATATAGAGCGTTTAATTACGTGGAAATTAGCATGTGTAATGAGACAGACAGCAGCAAATTGGGGAGGCAGCTGTCAGGGCGCTATGTCACTGTCCCTGAAGCTGGCACTCGTGGTGAAAGGTGCCATATATGATGACAGATTAACCCTTTTGCTACCAGGGGCCTGGtgctgtgtgttttgtatgtggctgttgctgtatatgtgtgtattgtCGGTGCTGTATACAGTtgccagtgtgtgtgggtggctggtggtgtgcgtgtgtatgcagGGCatgaaaaatttttttttgcaaatggcATGACCGATTTGGCTACAGCCCTACAAGCCGCTTCCCCTTATCGGGGCTTCATATCGAAGACTCTGCAATGCTAAACTGACACACCTATGGTCACACAGACATacggtatacatacatacagtatatgggcgCGTGCACactttctcccttctccccctcacactcccttaTTCTACTCACACTCGTACTCACTGACGTTCCTGAGCTCGCGGGCAGGACACAGAGCCCTGTGGTGGGTTTGACCGGGCAGGCTATCTGGTATTATGTGCCGGATACGGCGGGTGCTGCTTATAGTTGTTGATgttgcgcgcgtgtgtgtgtgtgtgtgtgtgtgtgtgtgtgtgtgtgtgtgtgtgtgtgtgtatagctagTGCAGTATAAGGGGATAACACTTGCGCCGTCCCCACAGAACGCCGTACGGCACAACCTCAGCCTGCACAAGTGCTTTGTGCGCGTGGAGAACGTGAAGGGGGCCGTGTGGACAGTGGACGAGCTGGAATACCAAAAGAGGAGACCGCCAAAGATGACTGGGTGAGTCCAGCCGTGTGCCGCATGCTGTGAGGGCAGCGAGGACACGTGTTACATGAGAGGAACGAGAGCATACGTTACACATGTTACATACTGCATATTACACGCTGCAGCACCAGTCATCGCCAGCAGGTGGCAGCACCAGTCATCTCTTACCAGCACGTGTAATGAAGACAATTGGATGCTTTGTCACTGACATGAAACCTCGTTTCGTCCGTGAGTCAGCGTAGCGAGGCACCCAGGGAGCCGTTTATCAGTCTCCCGGCCCCAAACACATTCATTTAAAGCCCATTTCCGTGGGATTTCTTCCGTGGAATCTGTCCCTTCCATTCAATGCATTAGTTCTGAACTGCTCAAAATCTCGTGTAGTTAAGAAAACATTCACACGCGAAGGAACCTTGTTACAGACGGTAAAGGGCAGGCCCTTCAAGGGGTTAAATAACTGCACAGCCGCGGCGGGGTCTGCAGAGTGTCTCAGCgatgtgcaatgctctgcagaaatgtgtgtcCTCGGCACCTCTAATTACTGCTGTGTTGTGTGCAGGAGCCCGACCCTCGTTAAAAACATGATCTCCGGCCTGGGGTACGGAGTTTTAAATGCCAGTTACCAGGTGAGATTCCCCTTCCTAATATTACTGTCATTCCTCTCACCCAATCACAATGCAGAGTTCAAGTGTGCTCTACCCTCCCGTCCAATCACACAGCAGCAACTGTGGCAATCGCCCTTGCTCCCCAGTGCCCTCCAATCCCCCCCTTTCATTGTGTAACAGCTTCGCCCCCCGCATCTCTGTATAACCGTTTCCCCCTATGTCCCCCTTTTCCACTGTCTCTCTGTATAAGTCTGATCTCCCCTCTGTATAGcaaactcctccctccccccatcactcTGTATAagtctccctttcctcccccccatataACGGTTTCCCCTTtctcttcccactccccccccccctcccactcccaggcggctctggcagaAAGCAGCTTCCCGTTGCTGAACAGCTCAGTCAGCGGCTTCCACGGGGGTCACGACGATGTTACCAGCACTGGGGAACCCGGACACAGTAACGGGAGCAGCCCCAGACTGTCCCCCCAATACAGGTACtaaacctcctcccccccaaaaaaaattctccCTGCTTGTCACCCCAATATAGGTCCTGCCCCCCTAACACACCTGCCTGTCCCCCAAATGTAAGTAATACCCTCCCAGCCTCCTCCAATACAGGCACTACCCCCTCATCAAAGCACTGGGTCaggcccccccaccccaatacaggTGCAGCCCCCCAACTGTCTTCACACCTCCATATTCCCCCACCTGTCCACCCCTGCCAATGTAGGTACCCCGCCTCCGCAATGTCCCCTGCATGTGCCCCCAATACTGGTACTTGCCccgtacaggaaggggggcagttcTTCCTTCTGATCCTTCTTCACTTTCTCTCCCACCCGTACCCTCTAGTCACTCCTCCGTTCACGTTAAGGAGGAGCCGGCCGAAGAGGATGTCAGACCTGCCTCCCTCTCAGCACCGACCAATCAGAACACAGCGCTGCCCGAGGACCAGGACCTGGAGTCAGAGACACCCATGGAAGATTTGCCCTAATGGCTCCAGTTCCCTACGAGTTAcgaccccccttccctctctcgtCCCAAAGTCCAGCACTTCTAACAGAGACCAACTGTACCCTccaccctttctctccccctcccccaaccaagCCTCACCCAACCTCCACAGAGAGAGACTCGAACCTCTGACCCTACCCCCATCCTTCCAGGGGGGTTTTCTGTCGGACTGTCAGCACTTCAGCGACTCACAGACAGGAGGAGttctcccacaatcctttgctcCCTTGGACATAGATGGGACGAGCACTGACGCTacttgtgacctctgaccttGAAGAGGATGGGGCTTTAGTCCTGTGTTATTATCCACAGTGCAACATGGGAACTGTGCACTATTCTCTCCTCCTGCCACTGCATTTTGGGGGAAGTTCTGGACTCCTGCCCCTGCAGTGCATTATGGGGCAGGGTTTGGAGTCCCTGTGTGCCCCACACTTCCCTCCATTGCTAGCTCTTCTGCCCGATCACTTCTGAAGGTACCAAAAAGAACCagactttatttattttgttctgtGTGTTTTGGATCAAtgttactgctggcattcctcaTACATACATGTGAGCACATGGTACACGCGCGtacgtgcgtgcgcacacacacacacggtgtaagcATATAAAGATGTGTGCAGAGCTCCATCACACACGTGCACAACCACTTCCCCCATCACACACAAACTCGCACAGACTCTTTGTAGGTTGTGATATCCTTCATCCCAAACTGCACAGGATGTCACATTTTTGGGACCAATACAGCTACTATGCAGTAAAAACACTGCCTTATCATACACACtgcccagtgtcacacgcacacaaacacacacagtcctaTGTctcatacacacataaatattgCCCTCTTGTCTCATGTACATACTgccctgagatatatatatatacacatacgcactgccgtcacacacacacacacgcactgccctgtcacacacacacacacacacacgtactgtcctgtgtcaatgcacacacaagcactgccATGTC is part of the Ascaphus truei isolate aAscTru1 chromosome 9, aAscTru1.hap1, whole genome shotgun sequence genome and harbors:
- the FOXP4 gene encoding forkhead box protein P4 isoform X1; the protein is MMVESESIRSTPTNQNGVGSLPNQSDGSGGREGGASAETNGELNPAELLHFQQQQALQVARQFLLQQATGLSSPSSTENKQAAVQVPVSVAMMSPQMITTQQMQQILSPAQVQAVLQQQQALMLQQLQEYYKKQQEQLHLQLLSHQHAGKPQPKEVRREGGQPLYPARRAPVTPTGRGLPAIHLQMGMLQPALGSKQMAFQQQLLQMQQLQQQHLLNLQRQSMVGMQAGHGAMPMQSLSQVSSSDLQQLLKEMSSSQEDYSKQEGLDLSTSITTSYASARVSPHPSLPNGQSALQTTRRDSSSHYEVSPCSHPLYGHGECRWPGCEALCEDMGQFVKHLNTEHALDDRSTAQCRVQMQVVQQLEIQLTKESERLQAMMTHLHMRPSEPKQFSQPLNLVSSASLTKISPDTFPDGLPHPPTSATAPITPLRQGASVISSSSLPTMGPVRRRIVDKFCTPISSGHSPLPPSLSELAQNHEFYKNAEVRPPFTYASLIRQAILDTPDRQLTLNEIYNWFTRMFAYFRRNTATWKNAVRHNLSLHKCFVRVENVKGAVWTVDELEYQKRRPPKMTGSPTLVKNMISGLGYGVLNASYQAALAESSFPLLNSSVSGFHGGHDDVTSTGEPGHSNGSSPRLSPQYSHSSVHVKEEPAEEDVRPASLSAPTNQNTALPEDQDLESETPMEDLP
- the FOXP4 gene encoding forkhead box protein P4 isoform X2 gives rise to the protein MMVESESIRSTPTNQNGVGSLPNQSDGSGGREGGASAETNGELNPAELLHFQQQQALQVARQFLLQQATGLSSPSSTENKQAAVQVPVSVAMMSPQMITTQQMQQILSPAQVQAVLQQQQALMLQQLQEYYKKQQEQLHLQLLSHQHAGKPQPKEVRREGGQPLYPARRAPVTPTGRGLPAIHLQMGMLQPALGSKQMAFQQQLLQMQQLQQQHLLNLQRQSMVGMQAGHGAMPMQSLSQVSSSDLQQLLKEMSSSQEDYSKQEGLDLSTSITTSYASARVSPHPSLPNGQSALQTTRRDSSSHYEVSPCSHPLYGHGECRWPGCEALCEDMGQFVKHLNTEHALDDRSTAQCRVQMQVVQQLEIQLTKESERLQAMMTHLHMRPSEPKQFSQPLNLVSSASLTKISPDTFPDGLPHPPTSATAPITPLRQGASVISSSSLPTMGPVRRRIVDKFCTPISSELAQNHEFYKNAEVRPPFTYASLIRQAILDTPDRQLTLNEIYNWFTRMFAYFRRNTATWKNAVRHNLSLHKCFVRVENVKGAVWTVDELEYQKRRPPKMTGSPTLVKNMISGLGYGVLNASYQAALAESSFPLLNSSVSGFHGGHDDVTSTGEPGHSNGSSPRLSPQYSHSSVHVKEEPAEEDVRPASLSAPTNQNTALPEDQDLESETPMEDLP
- the FOXP4 gene encoding forkhead box protein P4 isoform X3; this encodes MMVESESIRSTPTNQNGVGSLPNQSDGSGGREGGASAETNGELNPAELLHFQQQQALQVARQFLLQQATGLSSPSSTENKQAAVQVPVSVAMMSPQMITTQQMQQILSPAQVQAVLQQQQALMLQQLQEYYKKQQEQLHLQLLSHQHAGKPQPKEPALGSKQMAFQQQLLQMQQLQQQHLLNLQRQSMVGMQAGHGAMPMQSLSQVSSSDLQQLLKEMSSSQEDYSKQEGLDLSTSITTSYASARVSPHPSLPNGQSALQTTRRDSSSHYEVSPCSHPLYGHGECRWPGCEALCEDMGQFVKHLNTEHALDDRSTAQCRVQMQVVQQLEIQLTKESERLQAMMTHLHMRPSEPKQFSQPLNLVSSASLTKISPDTFPDGLPHPPTSATAPITPLRQGASVISSSSLPTMGPVRRRIVDKFCTPISSGHSPLPPSLSELAQNHEFYKNAEVRPPFTYASLIRQAILDTPDRQLTLNEIYNWFTRMFAYFRRNTATWKNAVRHNLSLHKCFVRVENVKGAVWTVDELEYQKRRPPKMTGSPTLVKNMISGLGYGVLNASYQAALAESSFPLLNSSVSGFHGGHDDVTSTGEPGHSNGSSPRLSPQYSHSSVHVKEEPAEEDVRPASLSAPTNQNTALPEDQDLESETPMEDLP
- the FOXP4 gene encoding forkhead box protein P4 isoform X4, producing the protein MMVESESIRSTPTNQNGVGSLPNQSDGSGGREGGASAETNGELNPAELLHFQQQQALQVARQFLLQQATGLSSPSSTENKQAAVQVPVSVAMMSPQMITTQQMQQILSPAQVQAVLQQQQALMLQQLQEYYKKQQEQLHLQLLSHQHAGKPQPKEPALGSKQMAFQQQLLQMQQLQQQHLLNLQRQSMVGMQAGHGAMPMQSLSQVSSSDLQQLLKEMSSSQEDYSKQEGLDLSTSITTSYASARVSPHPSLPNGQSALQTTRRDSSSHYEVSPCSHPLYGHGECRWPGCEALCEDMGQFVKHLNTEHALDDRSTAQCRVQMQVVQQLEIQLTKESERLQAMMTHLHMRPSEPKQFSQPLNLVSSASLTKISPDTFPDGLPHPPTSATAPITPLRQGASVISSSSLPTMGPVRRRIVDKFCTPISSELAQNHEFYKNAEVRPPFTYASLIRQAILDTPDRQLTLNEIYNWFTRMFAYFRRNTATWKNAVRHNLSLHKCFVRVENVKGAVWTVDELEYQKRRPPKMTGSPTLVKNMISGLGYGVLNASYQAALAESSFPLLNSSVSGFHGGHDDVTSTGEPGHSNGSSPRLSPQYSHSSVHVKEEPAEEDVRPASLSAPTNQNTALPEDQDLESETPMEDLP